Below is a genomic region from Prunus persica cultivar Lovell chromosome G3, Prunus_persica_NCBIv2, whole genome shotgun sequence.
TCAAGGCCAGTTTAGCTTTATCTTTGAATTTTTACTGTAGATGATCCATCTTTTTAGGCAGTAGCTTTCTCTTTTTGATGTTTATACCAATAAAAAGTTCAATGAAAGTTCATTGTTTTTTCCTCTACATGAAGTAAACACTTTACAGAAAGATGGTTGGATTTAAAGGGTTCATTTTGAGGATGGTAGGTTGAATTTTGAGCTGGTTCAGGGTAGCAGATCTTGAAGTTTGGCATTTGGGTTGGTAGGCATGGAATGAAAGTAACTAATTCATCTCAGTTATTCTCAGTGgtaacaaaatctgaaaaccgTTCCAAACATTTCAGCAAATACTCAGGTTCTAGATTGGTCAATTAGGGCAATGTTAGGGTAAGATTAGTCCCttaatcatttttttcttaGCTGGTGATGACTTGATAATCCCGTGTCAACTTTTTGTTTAAGAATTGACTAAGATGTTAAGGTTGACCCCAGGTCAATCGGTCTACCAAGTAGACAAAAAAATTGGTTTGTGTTTATCTTTTTCAAATTAGAAATTTGGggttaaaacaaaaatacgtACTGGAGCCTGACAGTAGTTGAATTTAACGTGTAAAATACCATGTCAATACGTGTGGAGAGGTGTTGAATAAATCAATGTGTTCACATTCTGCATAATAATTTGCCTCGTACAATTCGGATGGACCAGGTCAAGCTTCTAGGCTGGTTAGGGCTGGGCTGGCCTTGGGTTTGAGGGATTGGATTGGGTTACACGGGTTGGTAGACCAAACATTTCAGTGATTAAAATTGAGTGGGGTTAAATGGTTCACATGAAAAGTCTATTAAGATATAAATATTCGGGTTTTTAGGTTTAATGGTGTTTGAACTTTGACTCAATTGGCATTTTAGttcttcaatttctaaaaTCGTTTCCGTGGTCTATCAACTTTAGCTTCGTTATGACAAATGGTCATGACGTCagttttgttaacttttttttttgttaaatttgagCATGTGCATAGCACATGATATGCTGTTGAGggtcaaaattgaaaattgctTCACTCATGGGATACATGGTCAATTCATGGCACACCCAAACCCCACACTCACTCCCCCACCATTGCAACTTAACTCTCCCCATCCATATATCTTCCTCCCTCCCCAAGCCAAGCCCATTAAAACCCACCACCAATCAAGGAATGATACATCTCCCTTCCTCCAATCCAACAAAGCCATGGACAATCTTAATCCAACACTGAGCTAATTAACTCACCACCTTGAGAACAACTGATGACGCTCTCACAACCCACATTCCCACCCAAACCATACCCACTCTCCCTGAGATGGCGAGGATAGGGAgaatattttttagtttttatttttattttttaggtgaAAGGAATATTCATAcaacgaaaattaaaaataatacaaaaataacatTTTAACTCTAcatttaatagaaaatataacaaaattgacagCATAATCATTTGTCCTAATGAAAgtgaagttgaaggaccacaggaacgattttaaaaattgaaggaCAAAAATACGAATCGAGTCAAAATTTAAAGATCATTAGAActaaaaaccctaaatctTCAAGAATTACcccatttaaaaaataaataaattaaagaagtcgGCCCAATTTTAAACCAGGGTTGATGTTTTCTTTGGTATGAATACGATTACTTACTGTTTCACTTTTTTctaaactttatttatttataatgaacAAAATGTCTCTACATTATTGGATTTGAATTATTTActgattttgtgtgtgttaatCTTATACTTATCTTTAAAACTACATCGTTTTAAACTTCTATATGATTAtctttttaatagaaaagaaaagctaaATATTAGACTTTAGATTCAATACACTTAACCCCATATTTTAAAATCAGGTATATctttacatataatataagtgCAAAATTAGCGCCTGAAAAGAATGGTGTATCATTTTCATATGTTATATGGTACATtatttttacttctttttctgtCAAAGTTACAAGAGGGTGAGGAATTTCAAACCTAAAATTATTGATGACGAGGAGAATACCTTAACCACTTGCTTTACTCCTAGTCCTCACATAATTTTCACTTCGGATTTCAACGAATACCAGAATGCCAGTTgcattaataaaacaaaatgaaaaaccctTCACCTCAAAActaaaatgttaaatttgccACCAGTAATTGAACTGTGATTTAATTGCAAATTGGTCGTTCACAGGAAGGGTAAAATGGGTACTTTTtatcgattttttttttcttttctatttctgATAGGGTCAGTCTCGTCGACATGTTTTGCTAAGCAAGTAAAGCATATGTGATGTGATGATAAATGTTGAACAGAGTATATAGACTAGACGACCACAAGATACATTCCACATCATTCATTTAACAAAAACATTATCTGTAAAGCTATAAATACTTATCCCATATTATTGCTCAATTTTGAGCTTCATCTTCCCTTCAACCTGTTGCATGGCTACTTACCCCAGTccttgttcatcttcttcaacctcATCCACACCTTTTTCATTCAAGAATGAGACACGCCAGTTCAACAAAGTCATCACTTTGCTAAGAGAAGCACATTCTTCTTCCAGATGGGTCTCTCAGATTCGCCTTAGAATCCCTGCCAGAAAGCACTTCCAGCTCAAATCGTCAAATGGGCATCCACTCAATGCTGTGTCTTTCAATGACGGTTCGCTTCTTGGTTCTTCTGCTGTTTGTATGCTACCCCTTTTGGCCATTTTGTTTAATTCTTTGAGTAACTAGTTTCGTTATGTTTAAGCAACCAGTTCATGTCCCCAATGCTTTTAttatgattgattgattgCGTAGGGTTGTGATTTCAACTTGTAATTGTCAAGCTTACCTCTGTCATCAAGAAACATTCTTTATTAGCAGACATTACCATTTGCAACATGTTTAATGCTTTCAGACAGGTTTGATCACAGGAAATCTTACTTGTATTTGACTTGGATTGAATGCTTATTGAtacaagttcaaatttttaacaataacaATTACAATTGGTGATTGTAAGGTAACTTGCCTGGAAGATGAGGTGTGCTTAGATTTTCAATCCACCTCTTCTGATCTTGGTGGTCCATTTAGCTGTCTGCAATCTGTTTGATATAATGTACTTggttaattttctttgttgggtTTATCACTGCTCAATTTTAAATGGGTATTTGAAATTACTTCAGCTGGAAGTCCTGTGGGCAAAGAACAGACTGAACCTCGAGGCAAAGTCTTTCCCATCTCAGATTCAGAAAATGTAGAATCTAAATTAAGCATAACCGTTGTTGGTGCTTCTGGAGACCTTGCCAAGAAGAAGATTTTTCCAGCACTTTTTGCTCTTTATTATGAAGATTGTCTGCCTGAGGTTGTTGTCTGATCTCTTCATCAATTTTCACTTTGTAATCATACCAACCAAAACGACTAACTACATTCTGCATGTTATTATCTTCATGTAGAATTTTGTGGTGTTTGGTTATGCTCGAACTGAAATGACTGATGAAGAGCTAAGGAACGTGATTAGCACAACCTTGACTTGCAGGATAGATCAGCGGTATTGTATTTTGCTAAGCCACAGTGAACATACGATTACATGAAATATTTGCGTTATCTATACATTGACATGCAGAAATGACTCACAGGGAAAATTGTGAGGGGAAAATGGATCAGTTCTTGAAAAGGTGCTTCTACCATGCTGGTCAGTATAATTCTGAGGAGCATTTTGCAGAATTGGACCGCAAGCTGAAAGAGAAGGAGGTAATGTGTTACTATATTTCTTTCTCTCGCGCGTTCCATAACAGCTATTGTTGTAAATTCATCAAGTGTTAGATAAATTGATGTAAATTAGGTACTTAAGGAAAATGGAAGCAAATTCTTAAATCTTGCAGCATGTCTTATAATCTTGTGGATGCAATAATTAATTGTCTTTAAATAGATTTGAAACCTGGATAGTTACATATATAGCGTTATATCCTAAAGAGCCATCTATCTCTGGCAATCTTACAGTCTACGTTTCTGTGATTTTCATGGTACTGTTAAGAGTGAAGGTCAAGTCTCAAATTCCATATAGCGTAAAATATGGTGGTTAAGACCTTCAACTTCTCATTTCAATCAAATCTAAAGTGAGAAAGTTATAAAAGGCAGTTCAGTCTTCAGAGATGGTGTTCTAGTAGATGCCACGAATAACCATCTTGCTCCTCTTAGTTATATTGATTTACGTTGACAAACATTCACATTTGATATCTTCGATTGTTCTGATGTCCAGGCTGGAAGCAAGTCAAATAGGTTGTTTTACTTATCAATACCTCCAAACATATTTGTGGATGTGGTGAGATGTGCTAGCGTTAGAGCTTCTTCAGCAAATGGGTGGACAAGGGTCATTGTTGAAAAGCCATTTGGTCGTGACTCTGAATCATCTGCTCAGCTAACCAAATGTTTAAAGCACTACCTTACTGAAGACCAAATATTTAGGTGAATTTTTCTCTCAAGCTTTATCAATAGTCAGATTTATACAAATCTAAAGAAGGAAGTTTGATCTTATAGATAATATTTTTCAGGATTGACCATTACTTGGGCAAGGAGCTTGTTGAGAACCTGTCAGTGCTTCGCTTCTCAAATCTTGTTTTTGAGCCTGTCTGGTCTCGGAACTACATTCGTAATGTGCAACTGATTTTTTCTGAAGATTT
It encodes:
- the LOC18781823 gene encoding glucose-6-phosphate 1-dehydrogenase, chloroplastic isoform X1; this translates as MATYPSPCSSSSTSSTPFSFKNETRQFNKVITLLREAHSSSRWVSQIRLRIPARKHFQLKSSNGHPLNAVSFNDGSLLGSSAVSGSPVGKEQTEPRGKVFPISDSENVESKLSITVVGASGDLAKKKIFPALFALYYEDCLPENFVVFGYARTEMTDEELRNVISTTLTCRIDQRENCEGKMDQFLKRCFYHAGQYNSEEHFAELDRKLKEKEAGSKSNRLFYLSIPPNIFVDVVRCASVRASSANGWTRVIVEKPFGRDSESSAQLTKCLKHYLTEDQIFRIDHYLGKELVENLSVLRFSNLVFEPVWSRNYIRNVQLIFSEDFGTEGRGGYFDKYGIIRDIMQNHLLQILALFAMETPVSLDAEDIRNEKVKVIRSMRPLLLEDVVVGQYKGHSKGSKSYPAYIDDPTVPKDSRTPTFAAAALFIDNARWDGVPFLMKAGKALHTKRAEIRVQFRHVPGNLYKRNFGTDLDKATNELVLRVQPDEAIYLKINNKVPGLGMRLDRSDLNLLYRSRYPAEIPDAYERLLLDAIEGERRLFIRSDELDAAWALFTPLLKQLDEKKIVPELYPYGSRGPVGPHYLAAKHNVRWGDLGDDD
- the LOC18781823 gene encoding glucose-6-phosphate 1-dehydrogenase, chloroplastic isoform X2; this translates as MATYPSPCSSSSTSSTPFSFKNETRQFNKVITLLREAHSSSRWVSQIRLRIPARKHFQLKSSNGHPLNAVSFNDAGSPVGKEQTEPRGKVFPISDSENVESKLSITVVGASGDLAKKKIFPALFALYYEDCLPENFVVFGYARTEMTDEELRNVISTTLTCRIDQRENCEGKMDQFLKRCFYHAGQYNSEEHFAELDRKLKEKEAGSKSNRLFYLSIPPNIFVDVVRCASVRASSANGWTRVIVEKPFGRDSESSAQLTKCLKHYLTEDQIFRIDHYLGKELVENLSVLRFSNLVFEPVWSRNYIRNVQLIFSEDFGTEGRGGYFDKYGIIRDIMQNHLLQILALFAMETPVSLDAEDIRNEKVKVIRSMRPLLLEDVVVGQYKGHSKGSKSYPAYIDDPTVPKDSRTPTFAAAALFIDNARWDGVPFLMKAGKALHTKRAEIRVQFRHVPGNLYKRNFGTDLDKATNELVLRVQPDEAIYLKINNKVPGLGMRLDRSDLNLLYRSRYPAEIPDAYERLLLDAIEGERRLFIRSDELDAAWALFTPLLKQLDEKKIVPELYPYGSRGPVGPHYLAAKHNVRWGDLGDDD